The DNA window AGTAAAAAATAATAGGGCGGGAATCATAGTCGTCATTCCATTCCGTCACTTTAAAATCACTTCCTTTTCCACAGCCGGAGAGCATAAAGATTAAAAAAAAGAAGGGGGTTAACCGTAATAATTTCAATGTGCTGTTCATGGTTTCATTACTTTGTTTTAAGGCAGCCGGGGTAGTAAAAGATCAAGGTCATTGTTATACACCAGGTATTTGTTTTCCAGAGGTCAGCTATTTTCCTTAAAATTCCTCAGGCTCTGGTAGTGCTTAAAGCTTCCGAGCCTTTCATAGGCCAACTGTAAAGCTGCTCTGCCGTATTATCGGGTTGCCGGCTCCGGCCATCGGGGTCATTCCCATATTGATGAATTTAAGATCTTTGGCGCGGGGCGTATTCCACCAGCTTAATGATGAGCGAATCACGCTTCCGTTAGGGGCATCCTCCTTTTTGCGGATCATATCATAACTGCATTCATCCGGGGCGCAATGCGGGATGATATTCAGGAAAGCGACACAGCAGCCTTCCGGATCAAGGATCAGGATCAGGTCCTGGTTTCTGGACTACTTCACGGTCAAACATCCCTTCTGCAAATACAATTCCTTCTTATCCGATTCCGTC is part of the Chryseobacterium camelliae genome and encodes:
- a CDS encoding phosphatidylglycerol lysyltransferase domain-containing protein → MILILDPEGCCVAFLNIIPHCAPDECSYDMIRKKEDAPNGSVIRSSLSWWNTPRAKDLKFINMGMTPMAGAGNPIIRQSSFTVGL